A genomic stretch from Enterobacter oligotrophicus includes:
- a CDS encoding MFS transporter — translation MSTLSHAASSAEKRTNARYWIVVMLFIVTSFNYGDRATLSIAGSEMAKDIGLDPVGMGYVFSAFSWAYVIGQIPGGWLLDRFGSKRVYFWSIFIWSMFTLLQGFVDIFNGFGIIVALFTLRFLVGLAEAPSFPGNSRIVAAWFPAQERGTAVAIFNSAQYFATVIFAPIMGWLTHEVGWSHVFFFMGGLGIVISFIWLKVIHEPNQHPGVNKKELEYIAEGGALINMDQKIAKEKVPFSQKWAQIKQLVGSRMMIGIYLGQYCINALTYFFITWFPVYLVQARGMSILKAGFVASIPAICGFVGGVLGGVISDWLMRRTGSLNIARKTPIVLGMLLSMTMVFCNYVSAEWMIIGFMAMAFFGKGIGALGWAVMADTAPKEISGLSGGLFNMFGNISGIVTPIAIGYIVGTTGSFSGALIYVGVHALVAVLSYLVLVGDIKRIELKPVGGHV, via the coding sequence ATGAGTACATTAAGCCACGCGGCGAGCAGCGCTGAAAAGCGCACCAATGCTCGCTACTGGATAGTGGTGATGCTGTTTATCGTCACATCCTTTAACTATGGTGACCGCGCTACGTTGTCGATTGCCGGGTCTGAAATGGCGAAAGACATTGGACTCGACCCGGTTGGCATGGGTTACGTTTTCTCCGCATTTTCATGGGCCTACGTGATCGGCCAAATCCCAGGCGGCTGGTTGCTTGACCGTTTCGGTTCTAAACGCGTCTACTTCTGGTCCATCTTTATCTGGTCGATGTTTACCCTGCTGCAGGGCTTCGTCGATATCTTTAACGGCTTTGGCATTATCGTTGCGCTGTTCACCCTGCGTTTCCTGGTAGGCCTGGCGGAAGCGCCTTCCTTCCCTGGTAACAGCCGTATTGTGGCGGCCTGGTTCCCGGCGCAGGAGAGGGGAACCGCGGTGGCAATTTTTAACTCGGCGCAATATTTCGCCACCGTTATCTTCGCCCCGATCATGGGCTGGCTGACCCACGAAGTGGGCTGGTCGCACGTCTTCTTCTTTATGGGCGGGCTTGGGATCGTCATTAGCTTCATCTGGCTGAAAGTGATCCATGAACCGAACCAACATCCGGGCGTGAACAAGAAAGAGCTGGAGTACATTGCGGAAGGCGGGGCGCTGATCAACATGGATCAGAAGATTGCCAAAGAGAAAGTGCCGTTCAGCCAGAAATGGGCGCAGATCAAACAGCTCGTTGGGTCACGCATGATGATCGGCATCTATCTGGGTCAGTACTGTATCAACGCGTTAACTTACTTCTTCATCACCTGGTTCCCGGTTTATCTGGTGCAGGCGCGCGGAATGTCGATTCTGAAAGCGGGCTTTGTTGCCTCGATCCCGGCCATCTGCGGCTTCGTGGGCGGAGTGTTGGGAGGCGTGATTTCCGACTGGCTGATGCGCCGTACCGGTTCGCTCAATATTGCCCGCAAAACACCTATCGTGCTGGGTATGCTGCTCTCGATGACTATGGTGTTCTGTAACTATGTGAGCGCGGAGTGGATGATTATCGGCTTTATGGCGATGGCGTTCTTCGGCAAAGGGATTGGTGCGCTGGGTTGGGCGGTGATGGCGGATACCGCGCCGAAAGAGATCAGTGGCCTGAGCGGCGGTCTGTTCAACATGTTCGGCAACATTTCCGGAATTGTGACCCCCATTGCCATCGGCTACATCGTAGGAACGACCGGTTCTTTCAGCGGTGCGCTGATTTACGTCGGTGTGCATGCTCTGGTGGCGGTATTGAGCTACCTGGTGCTGGTTGGGGATATCAAGCGTATTGAGCTTAAACCTGTCGGAGGACACGTATAA
- a CDS encoding flavodoxin — MAEVGIFVGTMYGNSLLVAEEAEAILANQGHKATVYEDPELADWEKYKDKYILVVTSTTGQGDLPDSIVPLFQGIKDQLGYQPDVHYGIIALGDSSYANFCGGGKQFDALLQEQSAQRVGEMLLIDAGEHPEPESESNPWVEHWATLLK, encoded by the coding sequence ATGGCTGAAGTAGGCATTTTTGTCGGCACAATGTACGGCAACTCATTACTGGTGGCGGAAGAGGCCGAGGCGATCCTCGCGAACCAGGGCCATAAAGCCACCGTCTATGAAGACCCGGAACTGGCGGACTGGGAAAAGTATAAAGATAAATACATCCTGGTCGTCACCTCCACCACCGGGCAGGGCGATCTGCCGGACAGCATCGTGCCGCTTTTCCAGGGGATTAAAGATCAGCTTGGTTACCAGCCTGACGTTCACTACGGCATCATTGCGTTAGGTGACAGTTCGTATGCCAATTTCTGCGGCGGTGGTAAGCAGTTCGATGCGCTTTTACAGGAGCAAAGCGCGCAGCGCGTAGGCGAAATGCTGCTGATTGATGCCGGTGAACACCCGGAACCAGAAAGTGAATCGAACCCGTGGGTTGAGCACTGGGCGACGCTACTGAAATAA
- the truC gene encoding tRNA pseudouridine(65) synthase TruC: MTLEILYQDEWLVAVNKPSGWLVHRSWLDRDEKVVVMQTVRDQIGQHVFTAHRLDRPTSGVLLMGLSSEAGRLLAQQFEQHLIQKRYHAIVRGWLTESARLDYPLVEELDKIADKFARDDKGPQPAVTDYRGMATTELPVAISKFPTTRYSLVELLPQTGRKHQLRRHLKHLRHPIIGDSKHGDLRQNRSAAEHFGCNRLMLHASELSLTHPFTGEPLTIRAGLDDVWMQALSQFGWLGQLPENERVEFVSGNVQDEQQAQ, translated from the coding sequence ATGACGCTTGAGATCCTTTATCAGGATGAGTGGCTGGTGGCGGTCAATAAACCGTCGGGCTGGCTGGTGCATCGCAGCTGGCTCGATCGCGACGAAAAAGTGGTGGTGATGCAAACCGTGCGCGATCAGATTGGTCAGCATGTTTTTACCGCGCATCGTCTCGACAGACCGACCTCCGGCGTATTGCTGATGGGGCTTTCCAGCGAAGCTGGCCGTCTGCTGGCACAGCAGTTTGAACAGCATCTTATCCAGAAACGCTACCACGCGATTGTACGCGGATGGCTGACGGAGTCCGCCCGGCTTGATTACCCGCTGGTGGAAGAGCTGGATAAAATCGCTGATAAATTTGCCCGCGACGACAAAGGCCCGCAGCCTGCGGTGACCGACTATCGCGGTATGGCGACCACAGAGTTGCCGGTGGCAATCAGTAAATTTCCTACTACCCGCTACAGCCTGGTTGAGCTTTTGCCCCAAACCGGGCGTAAACATCAGCTTCGCCGTCACCTGAAGCACCTGCGCCATCCGATCATCGGAGACAGTAAGCACGGCGATTTGCGCCAGAATCGCAGCGCAGCGGAACACTTTGGCTGTAATCGCCTGATGTTGCACGCGAGCGAGTTGAGCCTGACGCACCCGTTTACTGGCGAACCGCTGACGATCCGCGCAGGACTGGACGACGTGTGGATGCAGGCGTTGTCACAGTTTGGCTGGCTGGGGCAACTCCCCGAAAATGAAAGGGTTGAGTTTGTATCAGGCAACGTTCAGGATGAACAGCAAGCGCAATAA
- a CDS encoding YqcC family protein gives MTHHDSVRAQLHTIETLLRQHQLWQDTAPQPEAFASTQPFCLDTLAPFEWLQWVLIPRMHALLEGGHPLPQAFAVSPYYEMALDATHPARDVMLAELERLDALFSGDNA, from the coding sequence ATGACGCATCACGATAGCGTTCGTGCTCAGTTGCACACCATCGAAACTCTTTTGCGCCAGCATCAGCTGTGGCAGGACACTGCGCCACAGCCAGAGGCGTTCGCCAGTACACAACCTTTCTGCCTGGATACGCTGGCACCCTTTGAATGGCTCCAGTGGGTTTTAATTCCCCGTATGCACGCCCTGCTTGAGGGGGGCCACCCGTTGCCGCAGGCGTTTGCCGTGTCGCCTTATTATGAAATGGCGCTTGATGCGACGCACCCTGCGCGCGATGTCATGCTGGCTGAGTTAGAAAGGCTGGATGCGCTGTTTTCTGGTGATAATGCATGA
- the syd gene encoding SecY-interacting protein — MDIETANALTTFTTRYCDAWQEKHGTWPQSAELYGVPSPCIISSLNESVIWQPKPNTGEQNVNAVERAMDLVVQPALHAFYTTQFAGDMAAHFNGVALTLLQTWSEDDLQRVQENLIGHLVTQKRLKLSPTLFIATLDSELDVISVCNLSGEVIKETIGTRNRDVLAPSLADFLTRLEPLL; from the coding sequence GTGGATATCGAAACAGCAAATGCCCTGACTACGTTCACGACCCGTTATTGCGACGCATGGCAGGAAAAGCACGGCACCTGGCCGCAAAGTGCCGAACTGTATGGCGTACCTTCGCCCTGCATCATCTCTTCGCTGAACGAGAGCGTTATCTGGCAACCTAAACCCAACACTGGCGAGCAAAATGTAAATGCGGTTGAACGCGCAATGGACCTTGTGGTACAACCTGCGCTTCACGCGTTTTACACCACGCAATTCGCAGGGGATATGGCCGCGCATTTTAATGGCGTGGCGTTGACATTACTGCAGACCTGGAGTGAAGACGATCTGCAACGCGTTCAGGAGAACCTGATAGGTCACCTGGTCACGCAGAAACGCCTTAAACTTTCTCCGACGCTCTTTATTGCGACACTCGACAGTGAACTGGACGTCATCTCAGTCTGCAACCTGTCTGGCGAAGTCATTAAAGAGACTATCGGCACCCGCAATCGCGACGTACTGGCCCCTTCACTTGCGGATTTCCTTACCCGACTTGAGCCACTTCTGTAA
- the queF gene encoding NADPH-dependent 7-cyano-7-deazaguanine reductase QueF (Catalyzes the NADPH-dependent reduction of 7-cyano-7-deazaguanine (preQ0) to 7-aminomethyl-7-deazaguanine (preQ1) in queuosine biosynthesis), producing MSYENHQALTGLTLGKSTDYRDTYDASLLQGVPRSLNRDPLGLHADSLPFVGGDIWTLYELSWLNARGLPQVAVGHVELDYASVNLVESKSFKLYLNSFNQTKFNSWDDVQHTLEQDLRACAQGNVTVSLYRLHELEGQPIAHFNGTCIDDQDIEVDNYAFSTDYLENAAGEKVVEETLVSHLLKSNCLITHQPDWGSVQIQYRGPKIDREKLLRYLVSFRHHNEFHEQCVERIFNDIQRFCQPEKLSVYARYTRRGGLDINPWRTNTDFVPATGRLVRQ from the coding sequence ATGTCCTACGAAAATCATCAGGCGTTAACGGGCTTAACGCTGGGGAAATCGACCGATTACCGCGACACCTACGACGCAAGCCTGCTTCAGGGTGTGCCGCGTAGCCTGAACCGCGATCCGCTTGGCCTGCATGCCGATTCACTGCCGTTTGTTGGCGGAGATATCTGGACGCTGTACGAACTCTCCTGGCTGAACGCGCGCGGCCTGCCGCAGGTGGCGGTGGGCCACGTTGAGCTGGATTACGCCAGCGTTAACCTGGTGGAGTCCAAGAGTTTCAAACTGTATCTCAACAGCTTTAACCAGACGAAATTCAACAGCTGGGATGATGTCCAGCATACGCTGGAGCAGGATTTACGCGCCTGTGCGCAGGGTAACGTCACCGTTTCACTGTATCGTCTGCATGAACTTGAAGGGCAACCTATCGCCCACTTCAACGGCACCTGCATAGACGATCAGGATATTGAGGTGGATAACTACGCTTTCAGCACCGATTACCTCGAAAACGCGGCAGGTGAAAAAGTGGTCGAAGAGACGCTGGTAAGCCATCTGCTGAAGTCCAACTGCCTGATCACCCATCAGCCAGACTGGGGCTCCGTGCAGATCCAGTACCGCGGTCCGAAGATTGACCGGGAAAAACTGCTGCGCTATCTGGTGTCGTTCCGTCATCACAACGAATTCCACGAACAGTGCGTGGAGCGCATCTTCAATGATATCCAGCGCTTCTGTCAGCCGGAAAAGCTGAGCGTGTACGCCCGCTATACCCGTCGTGGAGGCCTGGATATCAATCCGTGGCGCACCAACACCGATTTTGTCCCTGCAACGGGCCGGCTGGTGCGTCAGTAA
- the ppnN gene encoding nucleotide 5'-monophosphate nucleosidase PpnN, which translates to MITHISPLGSMDMLSQLEVDMLKRTASSDLYQLFRNCSLAVLNSGSLTDNSKELLSRFESFDINVLRRERGVKLEVINPPEEAFVDGRIIRSLQANLFAVLRDILFVNGQIHNAGRFQHLDLESSVHITNLVFSILRNARALHVGEAPNMVVCWGGHSINETEYLYARRVGTQLGLRELNICTGCGPGAMEAPMKGAAVGHAQQRYKEGRFIGMTEPSIIAAEPPNPLVNELIIMPDIEKRLEAFVRIAHGIIIFPGGVGTAEELLYLLGILMNPANKDQVLPLILTGPKESADYFRVLDEFIVHTLGEAARRHYRIIIDDAAEVARQMKKAMPLVKENRRDTGDAYSFNWSIRIAPDLQIPFEPSHENMANLKLYPDQPVEVLAADLRRAFSGIVAGNVKEVGIRAIEEFGPYKIHGDRDMMRRMDDMLQGFVAQHRMKLPGSAYIPCYEICT; encoded by the coding sequence TTGATTACACATATTAGCCCGCTTGGCTCAATGGATATGTTGTCGCAGCTGGAAGTGGACATGCTTAAACGCACGGCCAGTAGCGACCTCTATCAACTGTTTCGTAACTGTTCACTTGCCGTACTGAACTCCGGAAGTCTGACAGATAACAGCAAAGAGCTGCTGTCCCGCTTTGAAAGTTTTGATATCAACGTGCTGCGCCGGGAGCGTGGTGTAAAACTCGAAGTCATCAACCCGCCGGAAGAGGCTTTTGTCGACGGGCGAATTATCCGTTCGCTGCAGGCCAACCTGTTTGCGGTGTTGCGTGACATTCTGTTCGTTAACGGACAGATCCATAACGCTGGCCGTTTCCAGCATCTTGACCTCGAAAGCTCCGTTCATATCACCAACCTGGTGTTCTCCATTCTGCGTAACGCCCGCGCCCTGCATGTTGGCGAGGCACCGAATATGGTCGTCTGCTGGGGTGGTCACTCGATTAACGAAACCGAATATCTCTACGCACGCCGTGTGGGAACGCAGCTCGGCCTGCGTGAGCTGAACATTTGCACCGGTTGTGGGCCCGGCGCGATGGAAGCGCCAATGAAAGGCGCGGCGGTGGGACACGCTCAGCAGCGTTACAAAGAGGGGCGCTTTATCGGCATGACCGAGCCGTCCATTATCGCCGCTGAGCCGCCTAACCCGCTGGTTAACGAACTGATTATTATGCCGGATATCGAAAAACGCCTTGAGGCGTTTGTCCGTATCGCCCACGGCATCATCATCTTCCCTGGCGGTGTCGGTACGGCGGAAGAGTTGCTCTATCTGCTCGGCATTCTGATGAATCCGGCCAACAAAGATCAGGTTCTGCCGCTCATCCTGACCGGGCCAAAAGAGAGCGCTGACTACTTCCGCGTGCTGGACGAATTTATCGTGCATACGCTGGGTGAAGCCGCGCGTCGTCACTACCGCATTATCATTGATGACGCGGCAGAAGTGGCACGTCAGATGAAGAAAGCGATGCCGCTGGTGAAAGAGAACCGTCGTGATACCGGCGATGCCTACAGCTTTAACTGGTCAATCCGCATTGCACCGGATCTGCAGATCCCGTTCGAGCCATCGCACGAAAACATGGCCAACCTGAAACTCTATCCGGACCAGCCGGTTGAAGTGCTGGCAGCCGACCTGCGACGCGCCTTCTCCGGTATCGTAGCGGGTAACGTAAAAGAGGTGGGTATCAGGGCTATTGAGGAGTTTGGTCCGTACAAAATTCACGGTGACCGCGACATGATGCGCCGGATGGATGACATGCTGCAGGGCTTTGTTGCCCAGCACCGTATGAAACTGCCGGGTTCAGCTTACATTCCTTGCTACGAAATCTGCACATAA